In the Pseudomonas sp. DTU_2021_1001937_2_SI_NGA_ILE_001 genome, one interval contains:
- the trpE gene encoding anthranilate synthase component I yields the protein MNREEFLRLAAEGYNRIPLAFDTLADFDTPLSIYLKLADQPNSYLLESVQGGEKWGRYSIIGLPCRTVLRVHGYKVSVTVDGVETESLEVEDPLAFVETFKARYNVPTLPGLPRFNGGLVGYFGYDCVRYVEKRLAHCPNPDPLGVPDILLMVSDAVVVFDNLAGKMHAIVLADPAQPQAYENGLAQLDGLLEKLRQPITPRRGLDLSRPPAAEPAFRSSYTQGDYERAVDSIKQYILAGDVMQVVPSQRMSIDFKAAPIDLYRALRCFNPTPYMYFFNFGDFHVVGSSPEVLVRVEDNLVTVRPIAGTRPRGATEEADRALEEDLLSDDKEIAEHLMLIDLGRNDTGRVSEIGSVRLTEKMVIERYSNVMHIVSNVTGQLKSGLTAMDALRAILPAGTLSGAPKIRAMEIIDELEPVKRGVYGGAVGYMAWNGNMDTAIAIRTAVIKNGELHVQAGGGIVADSVPALEWEETINKRRAMFRAVALAEQTAQD from the coding sequence ATGAACCGCGAAGAATTCCTGCGTCTGGCCGCTGAAGGCTATAACCGCATTCCCCTGGCCTTCGACACCCTGGCCGACTTCGACACCCCCCTGTCCATCTACCTGAAGCTGGCCGACCAGCCGAACTCCTATCTGCTGGAGTCGGTGCAGGGCGGCGAGAAATGGGGCCGTTACTCGATCATCGGCCTGCCGTGCCGCACGGTGCTGCGGGTACATGGCTACAAGGTCAGCGTCACTGTCGATGGGGTGGAGACCGAGAGCCTGGAAGTCGAAGACCCGCTGGCCTTCGTCGAGACCTTCAAGGCTCGCTACAACGTCCCGACCTTGCCGGGTCTGCCGCGCTTCAACGGCGGCCTGGTGGGCTACTTCGGCTACGACTGCGTGCGCTACGTCGAGAAGCGCCTGGCGCATTGCCCAAACCCGGACCCGTTGGGCGTGCCGGACATCCTGCTGATGGTGTCCGACGCCGTGGTGGTGTTCGACAATCTGGCCGGCAAGATGCACGCCATCGTTCTGGCCGACCCCGCTCAGCCCCAGGCCTATGAAAACGGTCTGGCGCAGCTCGATGGCCTGCTGGAAAAACTGCGCCAGCCGATTACCCCGCGCCGTGGCCTGGACCTGTCGCGTCCGCCAGCCGCCGAGCCGGCGTTCCGCTCCAGCTACACCCAGGGCGATTACGAGCGCGCCGTAGACAGCATCAAGCAGTACATCCTCGCCGGCGACGTGATGCAGGTGGTGCCGTCGCAGCGCATGTCCATCGACTTCAAGGCCGCGCCCATCGATCTGTACCGTGCGCTGCGCTGCTTCAACCCCACGCCGTACATGTACTTCTTCAACTTCGGTGACTTCCATGTGGTGGGCAGCTCGCCGGAAGTGCTGGTGCGCGTCGAAGACAACCTGGTCACCGTAAGGCCTATCGCCGGTACCCGCCCGCGTGGCGCCACCGAGGAAGCCGACCGCGCCCTGGAAGAAGACCTGCTGTCAGACGACAAGGAAATCGCCGAGCACCTGATGCTCATTGACCTGGGTCGCAATGACACCGGGCGGGTTTCGGAGATCGGCAGCGTGCGCTTGACCGAGAAGATGGTCATCGAGCGTTATTCCAATGTGATGCACATCGTTTCCAACGTCACCGGCCAGTTGAAGAGCGGCCTGACCGCCATGGATGCCCTGCGCGCCATTCTGCCGGCCGGCACGCTGTCGGGTGCGCCGAAGATCCGTGCCATGGAAATCATCGACGAGCTGGAGCCGGTCAAGCGCGGCGTGTACGGCGGTGCGGTGGGCTACATGGCGTGGAACGGCAACATGGACACCGCGATTGCCATCCGCACGGCGGTGATCAAGAACGGTGAACTGCATGTGCAGGCCGGTGGCGGCATCGTTGCCGACTCGGTGCCGGCGCTGGAATGGGAAGAAACCATCAACAAGCGCCG
- a CDS encoding phosphoglycolate phosphatase, with the protein MSGFEQLFPGQLPKLIMFDLDGTLVDSVPDLAVAVDKMLVALGRPPAGLEAVRAWVGNGAPVLVRRALAGSIEHDSVDDALAEQGLELFMQAYAEAHEHTVVYPGVRETLKWLQKKGVEMALITNKPERFVAPLLDEMKLGRFFRWIIGGDTLPQKKPDPAALFQVMSLAGVSAGQALFVGDSRSDVQAAKAAGVASVGLTYGYNHGRPIAEEQPSLVIDDLRKLIPGCLDQGAEILLPDIEQPSQRGSIVVVTRKLWMKVIKALARWRWRA; encoded by the coding sequence ATGAGTGGCTTCGAGCAGCTTTTTCCAGGTCAGCTGCCGAAGCTGATCATGTTCGACCTGGACGGCACCCTGGTGGACTCGGTGCCAGACCTCGCCGTGGCGGTGGACAAGATGCTGGTCGCCCTGGGGCGGCCGCCAGCCGGCCTGGAGGCGGTGCGCGCCTGGGTCGGCAATGGTGCGCCGGTGCTGGTGCGCCGTGCCCTGGCTGGCAGTATCGAGCACGACAGCGTCGATGACGCTCTGGCCGAGCAGGGGCTGGAGCTGTTCATGCAGGCCTATGCCGAGGCGCACGAACACACCGTGGTCTACCCCGGTGTACGGGAAACCCTCAAGTGGCTGCAGAAGAAAGGCGTCGAGATGGCGCTGATCACCAACAAGCCGGAGCGCTTCGTCGCCCCCTTGCTGGATGAAATGAAGCTGGGGCGGTTCTTCCGCTGGATCATCGGTGGCGACACCCTGCCACAGAAGAAACCCGACCCGGCGGCCTTGTTCCAGGTCATGTCGCTGGCCGGCGTATCGGCCGGCCAGGCCCTGTTCGTCGGTGACTCGCGCAGCGACGTGCAGGCCGCCAAGGCGGCCGGCGTGGCCAGCGTGGGCCTGACCTATGGCTACAACCATGGCCGACCGATTGCCGAAGAGCAGCCCTCGCTGGTCATCGACGACCTGCGCAAGCTGATTCCCGGTTGCCTGGACCAGGGCGCTGAGATACTGTTGCCCGACATCGAACAGCCCTCGCAACGAGGTTCCATCGTGGTGGTCACCCGCAAACTCTGGATGAAGGTCATCAAGGCTCTGGCGCGTTGGCGCTGGCGCGCCTGA
- the rpe gene encoding ribulose-phosphate 3-epimerase, whose product MQPFVIAPSILSADFARLGQEVENVLAAGADFVHFDVMDNHYVPNLTIGPMVCSALRKYGVTAPIDVHLMVSPVDRIIGDFIEAGATYITFHPEASQHIDRSLQLIRDGGCKAGLVFNPATPLSVLEYVMDKVDMILLMSVNPGFGGQKFIPGTLDKLRQARALIDASGRDIRLEIDGGVNVKNIGEIAAAGADTFVAGSAIFNAPDYKAVIEQMRSELASARS is encoded by the coding sequence ATGCAGCCCTTCGTCATTGCTCCATCGATTCTTTCCGCCGACTTTGCCCGCCTGGGGCAGGAGGTCGAGAACGTACTCGCCGCTGGAGCCGACTTCGTTCACTTCGACGTGATGGACAACCATTACGTGCCGAACCTGACCATCGGCCCGATGGTCTGCAGCGCGCTGCGCAAATATGGCGTGACTGCGCCCATCGACGTGCACCTGATGGTCAGCCCCGTGGACCGCATCATCGGTGACTTCATCGAGGCCGGCGCCACCTACATCACCTTCCACCCTGAAGCCTCCCAGCACATCGACCGCTCGCTGCAGCTGATTCGCGACGGCGGTTGCAAGGCCGGCCTGGTATTCAACCCGGCCACGCCGCTGAGCGTGCTGGAATACGTGATGGACAAGGTCGACATGATCCTGCTGATGAGCGTCAACCCCGGCTTCGGCGGACAGAAGTTCATCCCCGGCACCCTCGACAAGCTGCGCCAGGCGCGTGCGCTGATCGACGCCTCGGGGCGTGACATCCGCCTGGAAATCGACGGCGGCGTGAACGTGAAGAACATCGGTGAAATCGCCGCCGCTGGTGCCGATACCTTCGTTGCCGGTTCGGCGATCTTCAACGCCCCGGACTACAAGGCGGTCATCGAGCAGATGCGCAGCGAACTGGCGTCCGCCCGCTCATGA
- a CDS encoding ABC transporter permease — MLSPYTSPIERIWYYALRTLCALVLLFLVLPVLVIVPLSFNSGSFLVYPLQGFSLQWYENFFDSAEWMRALKNSMIVAPAATLLAMVFGTLASIGLTRGDFPGKSLVMALVISPMVVPVVIVGVASYLFFAPLGLGNSYTSLILVHAVLGVPFVIITVSATLQGFNHNLVRAAASLGASPLTTFRRVTLPLIAPGVISGALFAFATSFDEVVVTLFLAGPEQATLPRQMFSGIRENLSPTIAAAATLLIAFSVALLLVLEWLRGRSEKLRTQAE, encoded by the coding sequence ATGCTGAGCCCCTACACTTCGCCCATCGAGCGCATCTGGTACTACGCCCTGCGCACCCTCTGCGCGCTGGTGCTGCTGTTCCTGGTCTTGCCGGTGCTGGTGATCGTGCCGCTGTCGTTCAACTCCGGCAGCTTTCTGGTCTACCCGCTGCAGGGCTTCTCGCTGCAGTGGTACGAGAACTTCTTCGACTCGGCCGAATGGATGCGAGCCCTGAAGAACAGCATGATCGTCGCCCCGGCGGCGACCCTGCTGGCCATGGTGTTCGGCACCCTCGCGTCGATCGGCCTGACCCGTGGCGACTTCCCTGGCAAGTCGCTGGTGATGGCCCTGGTGATCTCGCCTATGGTGGTGCCGGTGGTGATCGTTGGCGTCGCCAGCTACCTGTTCTTCGCGCCGCTGGGCCTGGGCAACAGCTACACCTCGCTGATTCTGGTGCACGCGGTGCTGGGTGTGCCGTTCGTGATCATCACCGTGTCGGCGACCCTGCAGGGCTTCAACCACAACCTGGTGCGCGCTGCCGCCAGCCTGGGCGCCTCGCCGCTGACCACCTTCCGCCGGGTGACCTTGCCACTGATCGCCCCTGGGGTGATTTCCGGCGCGCTGTTTGCCTTTGCCACCTCGTTCGACGAAGTGGTGGTGACCCTGTTCCTCGCCGGCCCGGAGCAGGCGACCCTGCCACGGCAGATGTTCAGCGGTATCCGCGAGAACCTCAGCCCGACCATCGCCGCCGCCGCGACCCTGCTGATCGCCTTCTCCGTGGCGCTGCTGCTGGTGCTGGAATGGCTGCGCGGGCGCAGCGAGAAGCTGCGTACCCAGGCGGAGTAA
- a CDS encoding ABC transporter permease — MATAVPLSEGASPTLKQRLARAERVNRFKAQALIAPLVIFLLLVFLVPIAALLYKSVGNPEVVEALPTTIVEVDKWDGKGLPPESAYKALSLDLAEARKNSTVGDLSKRLNQELAGYRSLLSKTARALPFASEPASYKDALEALDERWGDPAYWQAIRRNTSSVTPYYLLAALDHRIDDVGEIAPAAPDQAIYLDIFARTFWMGLVITAFCLVLAYPLAYLLASLPARQSNLLMILVLLPFWTSILVRVAAWIVLLQSSGLINSALMAMGIIDKPLELVFNRVGVYIAMVHIMLPFMILPIYSVMKNISPSYMRAAISLGCHPFASFWRVYFPQTYAGIGAGCLLVFILSIGYYITPALLGSPNDQMVSYFVAFYTNTSINWGMATALGGLLLLATILLYLIYSWLVGASRLRLS, encoded by the coding sequence ATGGCCACCGCCGTGCCCCTGTCTGAAGGCGCCAGCCCCACCCTCAAGCAACGTCTGGCTCGTGCCGAGCGGGTCAACCGCTTCAAGGCTCAGGCATTGATCGCGCCGCTGGTTATCTTCCTGCTTCTGGTCTTCCTGGTGCCCATCGCTGCGCTGCTGTACAAGAGTGTCGGCAACCCGGAAGTCGTCGAAGCCCTGCCCACCACCATCGTCGAAGTCGACAAGTGGGACGGCAAGGGCCTGCCGCCCGAGTCGGCCTACAAGGCGCTGAGCCTGGACCTGGCCGAAGCGCGCAAGAATTCCACCGTGGGTGACCTGTCCAAGCGCCTGAACCAGGAGCTGGCCGGTTACCGCAGCCTGCTGAGCAAGACCGCACGGGCCTTGCCATTCGCCAGCGAACCGGCGTCCTACAAGGATGCCCTGGAAGCGCTGGACGAGCGTTGGGGCGACCCGGCCTACTGGCAAGCCATTCGCCGCAACACCAGCAGCGTCACCCCTTACTACCTGCTGGCCGCGCTGGACCATCGCATCGATGACGTCGGCGAAATCGCCCCGGCGGCACCGGACCAGGCCATTTACCTGGACATCTTCGCCCGTACCTTCTGGATGGGTCTGGTGATCACCGCGTTCTGCCTGGTGCTGGCCTACCCGCTGGCCTACCTGCTGGCCAGCCTGCCGGCCCGGCAGAGCAACCTGCTGATGATTCTGGTGCTGCTGCCGTTCTGGACCTCGATCCTGGTGCGCGTCGCGGCGTGGATTGTGCTGCTGCAGTCCAGCGGACTGATCAACAGTGCGCTGATGGCCATGGGCATCATCGATAAGCCGCTGGAGCTGGTGTTCAACCGAGTGGGTGTGTACATCGCCATGGTGCACATCATGCTGCCGTTCATGATTCTGCCGATCTACAGCGTGATGAAGAACATCTCGCCGAGCTACATGCGTGCGGCCATCTCGCTGGGCTGCCACCCGTTCGCCAGCTTCTGGCGGGTGTACTTCCCGCAGACCTACGCCGGTATCGGTGCCGGTTGCCTGCTGGTGTTCATCCTGTCCATCGGCTACTACATCACCCCGGCGCTGCTGGGCAGCCCCAACGACCAGATGGTCAGCTACTTCGTGGCCTTCTACACCAACACCAGCATCAACTGGGGCATGGCTACGGCCCTGGGCGGCCTGCTGCTGCTGGCCACCATCCTGCTGTACCTGATCTATAGCTGGTTGGTCGGCGCCAGCCGCCTGCGCTTGAGCTGA
- a CDS encoding ABC transporter substrate-binding protein, translating to MLKPLKFTAITLGMMCAAHAMATDLTVISFGGANKAAQEKAFYAPWEKAGNGKIIAGEYNGEMAKVKTMVDTKSVSWDLVEVESPELARGCDEDMFEELDPKMFGKAEDYVSGAITTCGAGFFVWSTVLAYNADKVSSAPTSWADFWDVKKYPGKRGLRKGAKYTLEFALMADGVKPADVYKVLASKDGQDRAFKKLDELKPYIQWWEAGAQPPQYLASGDVVMSSAYNGRIAAVQKESNLKVVWNGGVYDFDAWAIPKGSKNAEAAKKFIAFSLQPQQQKTYSENIAYGPANTQAVPLLDKNILGDMPTTPENIKDQVQMNVAFWTDNGESLEQRFTAWAAK from the coding sequence ATGCTCAAACCATTGAAGTTCACCGCTATCACGCTGGGAATGATGTGTGCAGCGCACGCCATGGCAACCGACCTGACGGTCATTTCCTTCGGTGGCGCCAACAAGGCTGCCCAGGAAAAGGCCTTCTACGCGCCGTGGGAAAAAGCGGGTAATGGCAAGATCATCGCCGGCGAATACAACGGTGAGATGGCCAAGGTAAAAACCATGGTCGACACCAAGAGCGTGTCGTGGGACCTGGTCGAGGTCGAGTCCCCGGAGCTGGCGCGCGGCTGTGACGAAGACATGTTCGAAGAGCTGGACCCGAAGATGTTCGGCAAGGCTGAGGACTACGTGTCCGGCGCCATCACCACCTGCGGTGCCGGCTTCTTCGTGTGGTCCACCGTGCTGGCCTACAACGCCGACAAGGTGTCCTCCGCACCGACCAGTTGGGCCGACTTCTGGGACGTGAAGAAGTACCCGGGCAAGCGTGGCCTGCGCAAGGGCGCCAAGTACACCCTGGAATTCGCCCTGATGGCCGACGGCGTCAAGCCGGCTGACGTCTACAAGGTACTGGCCAGCAAAGACGGCCAGGATCGCGCGTTCAAGAAACTCGACGAACTCAAGCCTTACATCCAGTGGTGGGAAGCGGGCGCCCAGCCGCCACAGTATCTGGCCTCCGGCGACGTGGTCATGAGTTCGGCATACAACGGCCGGATCGCCGCGGTGCAGAAAGAGAGCAACCTGAAGGTGGTCTGGAACGGCGGCGTGTATGACTTCGACGCTTGGGCCATTCCGAAGGGCTCGAAGAACGCCGAAGCGGCGAAGAAATTCATCGCCTTCAGCCTGCAGCCGCAACAGCAGAAGACCTACTCGGAAAACATCGCCTACGGCCCGGCCAACACCCAGGCAGTGCCACTGCTGGACAAGAACATCCTGGGCGACATGCCGACCACCCCGGAAAACATCAAGGACCAGGTGCAGATGAACGTGGCGTTCTGGACCGACAACGGCGAATCCCTGGAGCAGCGCTTCACCGCTTGGGCCGCCAAGTAA
- a CDS encoding ABC transporter ATP-binding protein, protein MSDVDSSAGAKDVLVSFRGVQKSYDGESLIVKDLNLDIRKGEFLTLLGPSGSGKTTSLMMLAGFETPTAGQILLAGRAINNVPPHKRDIGMVFQNYALFPHMTVAENLAFPLSVRGLSKTDIGEKVKRALGMVQLDAFAHRYPTQMSGGQQQRVALARALVFEPQLVLMDEPLGALDKQLREHMQMEIKHLHQRLGVTVVYVTHDQGEALTMSDRVAVFHQGEIQQIDDPRTLYEAPKNTFVANFIGENNRLNGRLVSQDGERCVVELSRGEKVQALAVNVGQPGDPVTLSIRPERISLNGRSESCANRFSGRVAEFIYLGDHVRVRMEVADKNDFFVKQPIAELDPAMRVGDVVPIGWQTEHARALDPLEQVH, encoded by the coding sequence ATGAGCGACGTCGATTCAAGCGCTGGGGCCAAAGACGTTCTGGTCAGCTTTCGTGGTGTGCAGAAGAGCTACGACGGCGAATCACTGATCGTCAAAGACCTGAACCTGGACATCCGCAAGGGCGAATTCCTGACCCTGCTCGGCCCCTCGGGCTCGGGCAAGACCACCAGCCTGATGATGCTGGCCGGCTTCGAAACGCCGACCGCCGGGCAGATTCTTCTCGCTGGCCGGGCCATCAACAACGTGCCGCCGCACAAGCGCGACATTGGCATGGTGTTCCAGAACTACGCGCTGTTCCCGCACATGACCGTGGCCGAGAACCTGGCCTTTCCGTTGTCGGTGCGCGGTCTGAGCAAGACCGACATCGGCGAGAAGGTCAAGCGTGCCCTGGGCATGGTCCAGCTCGACGCCTTCGCCCACCGTTACCCGACCCAGATGTCCGGCGGCCAGCAGCAGCGTGTGGCCCTGGCCCGCGCCCTGGTGTTCGAGCCACAGCTGGTGCTGATGGACGAGCCGCTGGGGGCGTTGGACAAACAGCTGCGCGAACACATGCAGATGGAGATCAAGCACCTGCATCAGCGCCTGGGCGTGACCGTGGTCTACGTGACCCACGACCAGGGCGAGGCGCTGACCATGTCGGACCGCGTGGCGGTGTTCCATCAGGGCGAGATCCAGCAGATCGACGACCCGCGCACGCTCTACGAGGCACCGAAGAACACCTTCGTGGCCAACTTCATCGGCGAGAACAACCGCCTCAATGGCCGCCTGGTCAGCCAGGACGGCGAGCGCTGCGTGGTCGAGCTCAGCCGTGGCGAGAAGGTCCAGGCGCTGGCGGTGAACGTCGGCCAGCCAGGCGACCCGGTGACCCTGTCGATTCGCCCCGAGCGCATCAGCCTCAACGGCCGCAGCGAAAGCTGCGCGAACCGCTTCTCGGGACGCGTCGCCGAGTTCATCTACCTGGGTGACCACGTGCGTGTCCGCATGGAAGTGGCCGACAAGAACGATTTCTTCGTGAAACAACCGATTGCCGAACTCGACCCCGCCATGCGCGTAGGCGATGTCGTACCGATCGGCTGGCAGACCGAGCACGCCCGCGCGCTCGATCCGCTGGAGCAAGTGCACTAA
- a CDS encoding response regulator transcription factor, which translates to MIRVLVAEDHTIVREGIKQLIGLAKDMLVAGEASNGEQLLDTLRHVACEVVLLDISMPGVNGLEAIPRIRALANPPAILMLSMHDEAQMAARALKVGAAGYATKDSDPALLLTAIRRVAGGGRYIDPALADRMVFEVGLTDSRPLHSLLSEREFSVFERLAQGANVNDIAQQLALSSKTISTHKARLMQKLNVNSVAELVKYAMEHKLL; encoded by the coding sequence GTGATCCGTGTACTCGTGGCCGAAGACCACACCATCGTGCGCGAAGGCATCAAGCAGCTCATCGGCCTGGCCAAAGACATGCTGGTGGCTGGCGAGGCGAGCAATGGCGAGCAGTTGCTCGATACCTTGCGTCATGTGGCCTGCGAAGTGGTGTTGCTGGACATCTCCATGCCCGGCGTCAACGGCCTGGAGGCGATCCCACGCATTCGCGCCCTGGCCAACCCGCCCGCGATCCTGATGCTGTCGATGCACGACGAGGCGCAGATGGCCGCCCGTGCCCTGAAGGTCGGGGCCGCCGGTTACGCCACCAAGGACAGCGACCCGGCGCTGCTGCTCACCGCCATTCGCCGGGTGGCGGGCGGGGGCCGCTACATCGATCCGGCACTGGCCGACCGCATGGTGTTCGAGGTGGGGCTGACCGACAGCCGTCCGCTGCACTCACTGTTGTCCGAACGTGAGTTCTCGGTGTTCGAGCGTCTTGCCCAGGGCGCCAACGTCAACGACATCGCCCAGCAACTGGCGTTGAGCAGCAAGACCATCAGCACCCACAAAGCGCGGCTGATGCAGAAACTCAACGTCAATTCCGTGGCCGAACTGGTCAAGTACGCCATGGAGCACAAGCTGCTCTGA
- a CDS encoding sensor histidine kinase — MIAVVRGFFIGSLTLLLMLASSLARADEPEPTALAPLTQAQRDWLNQHGPLRVGLVLRAPYAQFDQRLQQLSGANVDLMNAVAAALRVELSWRTYPDQAAMEHALGAGELDLAPGLMQTPASLRHWLFSDPYLRVSQLLVGERDGSGTVDLETLDPRSRVVVRMPSATAEYLRSNFPNLNLQGVPLERQALQLLLSQQARYAVVDEAQLSRLFREPEFAGLAIVGDIGLPQLLRIASRRDSPELAAILSEALLAIPAKELDQLHSRWMPLTSSRFTESTGLWKNLCLLLLVLCLGCAALVIWQRRAQHKLEQELLDARDDIARRLANEEALRLAQFSIDQSTVGILWVNWDSRVRYANRAAETMLGYLAGQVVDRPLIDFDPGLHMDRWLNLWRAARSSEDSPLVFETNCVRADGSVLPTDVSLSFLRFREAEYLVVFLNDVSERRRAHEQLRELSAHLESVREEEKARIAREVHDELGQMLTVLKLETSMCELAYADLDPGLGERLTSMKRLIAQLFQLVRDVATALRPPILDAGIASAIEWQARRFEERTQIPCLVDVPDNLPALSDARAVGLFRILQEALTNVMRHAAAHSVQISLTLVDDLLCLSIADDGKGFDPDAERPASFGLVGMRERVLMLGGRLELDSEPGEGTTLHIHIPLNPRQE; from the coding sequence ATGATAGCGGTTGTGCGTGGATTTTTTATCGGCAGTCTGACGCTGCTCTTGATGCTGGCCAGCAGCCTGGCGCGGGCCGATGAGCCCGAGCCGACCGCGCTCGCACCGCTGACCCAGGCCCAGCGCGACTGGCTGAACCAGCACGGGCCGCTACGCGTGGGCCTGGTGCTGCGCGCGCCCTATGCGCAATTCGACCAGCGCCTGCAGCAGCTTTCCGGCGCCAACGTCGACCTGATGAATGCGGTCGCCGCCGCCCTGCGCGTAGAGCTGTCGTGGCGCACCTACCCGGACCAGGCGGCGATGGAGCACGCTCTTGGCGCGGGTGAGCTGGACCTGGCGCCGGGGCTGATGCAGACCCCGGCCAGCCTGCGCCACTGGCTGTTCTCTGATCCCTACCTGCGGGTTTCGCAACTGCTGGTGGGCGAGCGCGATGGCAGCGGCACTGTCGACCTGGAAACCCTCGACCCGCGCTCGCGCGTGGTGGTGCGCATGCCCAGTGCCACGGCCGAATACTTGCGCAGCAACTTCCCGAACCTGAACCTGCAAGGCGTGCCGCTGGAGCGCCAGGCCTTGCAATTGCTGCTCAGCCAGCAGGCCCGATATGCCGTGGTGGACGAGGCGCAGCTGAGCCGGCTGTTCCGCGAGCCGGAGTTCGCCGGCCTGGCCATCGTCGGCGACATCGGCCTGCCACAGCTGCTGCGCATCGCCTCGCGGCGCGACTCGCCGGAACTGGCAGCGATCCTCAGCGAAGCGCTGCTGGCCATTCCGGCCAAGGAGCTGGACCAGTTGCACAGCCGCTGGATGCCCCTGACGTCGTCGCGCTTCACCGAATCCACCGGGTTGTGGAAGAACCTCTGCCTGTTGTTGCTGGTGCTGTGCCTGGGCTGCGCGGCCCTGGTGATCTGGCAGCGTCGTGCGCAACACAAGCTGGAGCAGGAGCTGCTCGACGCCCGCGACGACATCGCCCGACGCCTGGCCAACGAAGAAGCCCTGCGCCTGGCGCAGTTCTCCATCGACCAGAGCACGGTGGGCATTCTCTGGGTCAACTGGGACAGCCGGGTGCGCTATGCCAACCGGGCGGCCGAGACAATGCTCGGCTACCTCGCCGGGCAGGTGGTGGATCGGCCGCTGATCGACTTCGACCCCGGGCTGCACATGGACCGCTGGCTGAACCTGTGGCGCGCCGCCCGCTCCAGCGAAGACAGCCCGCTGGTGTTCGAGACCAACTGCGTGCGCGCCGATGGCAGCGTGCTGCCGACCGATGTGTCGTTGAGCTTCCTGCGCTTTCGCGAGGCCGAATACCTGGTGGTGTTCCTCAACGACGTGAGCGAGCGGCGGCGTGCCCATGAACAGCTGCGCGAGCTGTCGGCGCACCTGGAAAGCGTGCGTGAAGAAGAAAAGGCGCGTATCGCCCGTGAGGTGCACGATGAACTGGGGCAGATGCTGACCGTGCTGAAGCTGGAAACCTCCATGTGCGAGCTGGCCTATGCGGATCTGGACCCGGGCCTGGGCGAGCGGCTGACCAGCATGAAGCGCCTGATCGCCCAGCTGTTCCAGCTGGTACGTGACGTGGCCACGGCGCTGCGCCCGCCGATCCTGGATGCCGGTATCGCCTCGGCCATCGAGTGGCAGGCGCGGCGTTTCGAAGAGCGTACGCAGATCCCCTGCCTGGTGGACGTGCCGGACAATCTGCCGGCCCTGAGCGATGCGCGTGCCGTCGGGCTGTTCCGTATCCTTCAGGAGGCGCTGACCAACGTCATGCGCCATGCGGCGGCGCATTCGGTGCAGATAAGCCTGACCCTGGTCGATGACCTGCTGTGTCTGAGCATCGCCGATGATGGCAAAGGCTTTGACCCGGATGCCGAGCGCCCGGCATCCTTCGGCCTGGTCGGCATGCGCGAACGCGTGCTGATGCTCGGCGGGCGACTGGAGCTGGACAGCGAGCCGGGCGAGGGCACAACCTTGCATATTCATATTCCCTTGAACCCCAGGCAGGAGTGA
- a CDS encoding alpha/beta hydrolase family protein encodes MSYTIRAMFPALLLSLSLTHTLPAMAADPAPASDAAAQTPAERPALLPREEEEAQALARRLPAEELQRLQAGSTEFLALWRPANTEDPQGAVIIVPGADQSPDWPDVVGPLRRKFPDVGWATLSLAMPDIQDPALQPREADASPASAEGKPAESKSDAPADDQSRQQADADQAAAAQVLAQAQAEQIFSRLDSAIAFARQNKARSIVLAGHGSGAYWAARYVSERPGVQVQKLVMIAASEPAAASPSLTSVIPALKIQTADFVYKNPLSRAAEERLQVSRRSKGAGYTQVGLVNMAGTSDAEQEQLFRRVRGWVQPEAGDN; translated from the coding sequence ATGTCCTACACCATTCGCGCAATGTTTCCCGCGCTGTTGTTGTCACTGAGCCTGACGCACACCCTGCCCGCGATGGCTGCCGATCCCGCCCCTGCCAGCGATGCCGCCGCCCAGACGCCTGCCGAGCGCCCGGCGCTGCTGCCTCGCGAAGAGGAGGAAGCCCAGGCACTGGCGCGTCGGCTGCCGGCCGAAGAGCTGCAACGCCTGCAAGCCGGCAGTACAGAGTTCCTCGCGCTGTGGCGCCCGGCCAATACCGAGGACCCGCAAGGCGCGGTAATCATCGTGCCGGGTGCCGACCAGTCGCCAGACTGGCCCGACGTGGTCGGCCCGCTGCGCCGCAAGTTTCCCGATGTTGGCTGGGCGACCCTGAGCCTGGCCATGCCCGACATCCAGGACCCGGCCCTGCAACCCCGCGAAGCAGACGCCAGCCCCGCCAGCGCTGAAGGCAAGCCCGCCGAGAGTAAGAGCGACGCTCCGGCCGATGACCAGAGCCGCCAACAGGCCGATGCCGATCAGGCTGCCGCCGCCCAGGTGCTGGCCCAGGCGCAGGCCGAACAGATCTTCAGCCGCCTCGACAGCGCCATCGCCTTCGCCCGGCAGAACAAGGCACGCAGCATCGTGCTGGCCGGCCACGGCAGCGGCGCCTACTGGGCTGCGCGCTACGTCAGCGAACGACCCGGCGTACAAGTGCAGAAACTGGTGATGATCGCCGCCAGTGAGCCGGCCGCCGCTTCGCCGTCGCTGACCAGCGTCATTCCAGCGCTGAAGATCCAGACCGCCGACTTCGTCTACAAGAACCCGCTGTCCCGCGCCGCCGAAGAACGCCTGCAGGTCAGCCGGCGCAGCAAGGGCGCAGGCTATACACAGGTCGGCCTGGTGAACATGGCCGGCACCAGCGACGCCGAACAGGAACAGCTGTTCCGCCGCGTGCGTGGCTGGGTGCAGCCGGAAGCAGGCGACAATTAA